The Actinomycetota bacterium genomic sequence AGGGCGATGTTCACGGGCCACGGGTCCAGCGCCTCCAGCATTCGGGCCAGGTGCCACGCGCCCGGGGTCACCGTGGTGGCCTTCGTGCCTTCGGCCGGCCCGGTGCCCCCGCCGATGATCGTGGTGATGCCGGACCCGAGCGCCTCGCTCAGGATCTCCGGGCAGATCAGGTGGACGTGGCAGTCGATGGCCCCGGCGGTGACGATCCGGCCGTTGCCCGAGATGATCTCGGTGGAGGGCCCGATGACCAGCTTCGGGTCGACCCCGTCCATCGTGTCCGGGTTGCCCGCCTTGCCGATGGCGACGATTCGCCCGTCCCGGATGCCGATGTCGGCCTTGACGATGCCCCAGTGGTCCAGGATCACCGCCCCGGTGATGACGGTGTCGGGGGCCCCGTCGGCCCGGGTGGCGTTCGACTGGCCCATCGACTCCCGGATGACCT encodes the following:
- a CDS encoding amidohydrolase family protein; this encodes MMELHRSRYNLLYGPTAGDRIRLADTNLLIEIEQDLAAGGDEAVFGGGKVIRESMGQSNATRADGAPDTVITGAVILDHWGIVKADIGIRDGRIVAIGKAGNPDTMDGVDPKLVIGPSTEIISGNGRIVTAGAIDCHVHLICPEILSEALGSGITTIIGGGTGPAEGTKATTVTPGAWHLARMLEALDPWPVNIAL